ACATCCGGCGGCAAGCCCTGCTTCAATATCGGCAAGCTTGTCGCCGACCATGAAAGAGGCGGCAAGATCGATGTCCAGGTCCTTGGCAGCCTGAAGAAGCATGCCCGGCAAGGGTTTGCGGCAGGCGCATTCTTTGCGGTAATGGCCAGTGCCGTGCTTCGGGTGGTGGGGGCAAAAATACCAGGCATCAATCCGTGCTCCTTCCTTGGCCAATTCCTTTTCCATATGACAATGGAGCTTTTCCAGCTTCAGCTCGTCATAATAGCCCCTGCCGATTCCGGACTGGTTGGTGACCACGACAACGAGGAAACCGGCCTCATTCAACAACCTGATAGCTTCCGGCGCATCGGGGATCATCTGAAAATCCTCGATCCGGTACAGATACTCCTTCTCCACGTTGATTGTGCCATCCCGGTCAAGAAAAACGGCCCGCCTGGTTCCTGTCATCTCACCACCAGCCTAGCGCCTCTCACCGAACAACCGCTTCTCCAGCAGGTCACACAGGATATGGATAATGGTGATGTGCCCCTCCTGAACTCTGGGGGTATCGTCGCATGGGACCGTTATAGGAACGTCTACTATTTCGGCAATGGTTCCACCATCCCTGCCCAGAAGGCCGATGGTCCGGCAACCCAGTTCGTCGGCAACGAGAAGGGCTTTATACACATTCTTCGAAGTTCCGCTTGTGGAAATTCCCACTACCACATCTCCCGGTCTGGCAAGAGCTTCAATCTGGCGACTGAAGATATTTTCGAATCCATAGTCATTGCCGATGGCGGTTAGGATGGATGTATCGGTAGTAAGGGCAATGGCGGGAAGACCGCGACGTTCCATCTTGAAGCGGCCTACCAGCTCCGCCACCAAGTGCTGGGCATCCGCTGCAGACCCGCCATTTCCCATTACCAGCAATTTTTTGCCATTGCCAAGGGCATCGGCCAACAGCTCGACAACTGCCGCAATCTTTGGTGAAAGTTCCTGACCGATGGATTCCATCACCTTCTGATGGGAATGTATCTGGCTCTTAATCTCTTCTATCATCGCATCTCCTTATCCTGCTCTCCAGTTCGGCAAATGGCAGCAGAGGCGCTTCACCCGTATAGCTCATGCCGTCTATACCGGCTACGACAATTGTCTCGGGGGCCTCCGATAATATCCGGCTTATCATTTTCTGTACGGTTCCGGCAGTGTGGAAAAAGGGCACGGCATGGATGGTGATATTTTCATGCAAACTGCCATGGCCTGATTTCATCAGGAGCGTGTGCAGGTGGGACGGCACAATGAAGTGAAAAAGGCAGCCTTGCCGGGCAGCCGGCAGAAGAAGCTCGATCCGGCAACGAACCATCTCCGGATCAGTGCCCTTTGGCATCAGCAGACAATATGAGGAGTCCTGCCCCCACCTGACCCTGAATTCGGCAATGGTCTTCTGCAGATTTTCCCGACGCCTGGTCTCTGAGCCAAGTTGCACCTCCTCCTCATACTGGACGTCCGCGCCCGGCACAAGAAAAGTGAAAGATCCCGATCGACAGGCCCTGCGTGCATAGTCCCTGAGACACCAGGTGCCTCCGTCCATCCCCTCGTCAAAACCGCCGATGGCATCATAGAGACTCTTTCTGATGAGCATGGCGGCAAATGACCCCTGGGCAACTTCAATGGCGGCAATCTGCTTGCCCTTGACCTTCCCCCGCCCCTTCAGCACAAGACCAGGCACAATCAGCCCAGCGTCTTTCCTTTGCCGCGCAAATTCCAGCAGCGGCTCAAGCCAGCCCGGCCCAACCAAGGAAGTATTCTTCACTATGAACAGGTACTCCGCCTCCCCTTTTTCCAGTCCCCTGTTCAGGGCCTTCACCAGTCCCTGGTTCACGTCGTTTCGCAGGAGGAATGCCCGGTCATCAAGCCCTTCTGAAAATTCCTGCAGCAGCTTTTCCGTTTCCCGGTCACTGCCGTTGTCCACCATAATTAATCTGGCATTGGGAGAATGATTGAGGAGGTTGACAAGACAGTTACGTGTCTCAATCGGCCTGTTCCACACAGGCACAATGATGTCAATTGCCGGTTGAGTCATCACAGTTCCACATTTGATGTAAAGGTTGGGATAGTAAGAGGGTAGGACACGTTATCTCTGGTGGGAAAGGCAGGGGCCGGAATACCGAGCCCCTGCCGTTGCCTCTGTGTTTGGATCAAGAACTGATAGCCACGTTTCTCAGGAGGGCCAGTTCATCGAGCACCTTTCCCGAGCCAAGAACGACGCATGACAGCGGATCTTCGGCAGTAACCACCGGCAGCCCCGTTTCTTCCCTGAGCAAGCTGTCCAGGTTACGGAGCAAGGCACCGCCCCCGGCAAGAACAATTCCCTTGTCGACGATATCGGCCGCCAACTCGGGAGGAGTTCTTTCCAGGCAGATACGTACGGCATCGACGATGGCATTTACCGGTTCGGAAAGTGCCTCGCGAATCTCGTTGGAATTAATTTCGATGGTCTTGGGAATACCCGATACCAGGTCACGCCCCTTCACATCCATACTCCTCAGCTCGCTTCCCGCATAGGCCTCGCCAATGTCGATCTTGATGATCTCCGCCATCCGGTCGCCGATGAGCAGATTGTACTTGCGCTTTATATACTGGACGATTGCCTCGTCCATCTTGTCGCCGCCGACGCGCACCGATTTCGTGTAGACGATGCCTGCCAGGGAGATAACAGCCACCTCGGTTGTCCCCCCTCCGATGTCGACGATCATATTGCCGCTGGCTTCGGTAATGGGCAGGCCTGCACCGATGGCAGCGGCCATGGGTTCCTCGATAAGGTAAACTTCACGGGCGCCTGCAGATTCAGCAGATTCCTTGACTGCCCTTTTCTCGACCTGAGTAATACCGGACGGCACGCAGATGACAATTCGCGGACGGACCAGTGTCTTGCGATTGTGCACCTTGTGGATGAAGTAGCGGAGCATCTCTTCGGTTATGTCGAAGTCGGCGATAACTCCGTCCTTCATGGGACGGATGGCAGTGATACTACCCGGCGTACGTCCGAGCATCTTTTTCGCTTCCATTCCCACCGCCAGCGATTTCTGCTGGCCGTTGCTCATCTTCTGAACGGCTACAACCGAAGGCTCGCGTACCACAATCCCCTTCCCTTTCAGATAAACAAGGGTGTTGGCAGTGCCCAGATCGATAGCCAGGTCGTTTGAAAACATTCCCAGAAAGGAATCGAATATCTTTAACATTGAATAACTCCTTGGTTTTTAAATACTTAGTCGTTGACGCAAACTAAAGAACAATAACAAAAAGCCCCTCTTCATGCAAGAGAGAAAATCTCGTCTTTACACAATTTAAAAATGAACCGACTTTGATCAAAAACAAGGCCTCTGAAGTGAAAAACAATGCTCCTCCTCCGACAGTAGTGAGAGGTCGAACTCTCGTGAGAACCTCATGAATACAGCCATTCTCCTGTTGCTTTTGCAATTAAAGTATATTACTATTCGACCCGTTGCATAAGGCTTAAAGCTAATTTCCCCGAAAAGGAGTCCCACCGCAATGCTTGGTATAATGAGGAAATACAAACAATCCGTCCTTATCAAGATTGTTTTCTGCATCATCGTCTTATCCTTCGTCGGCACCATCTTTCTGGTATGGGGAAGAGGCGACGAAACCACTGGCGGGGATTTCGCCGCAAAGGTAAACGGAACCAAAATATCAATGGACGACTACCTGAAGAATTACGATCGGATGAAAAGCCTTTATCAACAGATCTACGGACAAGCCATGACGCCAGACCTGGAAAAGCAGCTGGGTATCCGCAAAATGGCCATTAACAGCCTGATCGACAATGCCCTGATCGTCAAGGAAGCAAAACGGATGGGCATAGCGGTAAACAAGGATGAAATAGCCAACGAGATAGCCAAGGTACCGGCCTTTCAAAAGGACGGTGTTTTCAACTTCGACCAGTATACCCAGATGCTCAAGGCTTACCGGATGACCCCTGCCAACTTCGAAGAGGGACAGGAGCAGGAAATGCTGGTGAAGAAAGCCAGGGAAAAGGTCAAGGAGCGGGCCACGGTCAGCGATCAGGACCTGCAGCAGGCTTTCAACAAGCAGAATGACAAGGTAGATCTTTCTTTCATTTCCTTTTCCCCCAGTGACGTCAAGAACGAAGTGAAAGTGACCGATCAGGATCTCACCACGTACCTGCAGGGACATGAGAAAGAATTCCAGACCCCGGAGAAGGTCAGCATTGCCTATGCCCTTGTAAGTCCTTCCCGCTTTTCCTCAAAGGCGACGGTAACCGATGAAGAGGCTGAAACCTACTACCGGAAAAACATCGACCGCTACCAGGGCAAAGGAGGCATCCTTCCCTTCGCTGAGGTGAAAGACCGGGCCAAGGCAGACGCCATTAAACAGAAGGGTACCAGGGAAGCCTACGAAACGGTAGCCGACACCATTAACAAAAACCTGAAAGGTGGTGACATAAAAGCCGCTGCCGCCAGTCTCGGTGTGAAAGTCGACGAGACCCCGCTCTTTACGGCAAAGACAGCCCCAGCACCACTGGCCGACGAAGGCGAGGTCATCAAAAGAGCATTCCTCCTCAAGCAGGGGGAACTTGGCGGACCGATCGAGACTGCCAAAGGAATTTACATCATCAAAGTCATGGAGAAAAAACCTGCTGCAGTACCCCCCCTGGCCGAGATCAAAGGTCAGCTCACCCAGAAGGTCACTGAAGAAAAGGCCCGAGAGCTGGCAAAGAAGAAGGCTGAAGAAGCACTTGCACAACTGGCCAAAGGGACCGGCACGGTGAAGACCCAGGAAACAGGAGCTTTTGCCTATGCCGCCAATGGCGTCATCCCCCGCATCGGTACCTCCCCCGATCTGATGGAAGCCGCCTTTAATCTAACCGCTGCAGCCCCCACACCGAAAAACACCTTCAAGGCCGGGGATCGCTGGTACGCGGTCAAACTCAAGCAGCGCATCGAGCTCAACCGTGCTGATTTCCAGAAGAACAAGGAACAGATCAGACAGACCCTGCTGCCGAAGAAGCAACAGGAGGCTTTGGACAACTGGATGAAAGAATTGAAAGCCAAGGCCAAAATACAAATTAATCCATCTATACTTTCTGATTAGCAATTTAAAGGAGTTAAAGATATGTCCAAACTTGTGTTGACTACAGACTTCCCCGACCTGAAACTTGCCGCACGGGGCAAGGTGCGTGATATCTACGATCTGGGCGAGACGCTCCTCATTGTCACCACCGACCGCATTTCCGCCTTCGATGTCATCATGAACGAAGGGATCCCGGACAAGGGATATGTCCTCACCCAGATCTCCGCCTTCTGGTTCAGGCAGATGGAGGACATTATCAAAAACCACATCATCTCCACCGAAGTGAAGGATTTCCCGTCGGCGTGCCAGAAGTATGCTGATATCCTGGAAGGCCGTTCCATGCTGGTGAAGAAGGCCAAGCCCCTACCCGCCGAGTGCATCGTTCGCGGTTATATCTCAGGCTCAGGCTGGAAGGATTACAAGGCCACCGGCTCCATCTGCGGCATCAAGCTGCCAGAAGGACTTAAAGAATCCGACCGGCTGCCCCAGCCTATCTTCACCCCTTCGACCAAGGCAGAGCTGGGTACCCATGACGAAAACATTTCCTTCGAGAAAATGGTGGAGCTGTGCGGAAAAGAAACCGCCGAAAAAGTCAGGGATGTAACCCTGAAGATCTATATGAAAGCCCGCGACATCGCCGACACCAAGGGTATCATCATCGCCGACACCAAATTTGAATACGGCATTTACAACGGAGAACTGATCATCATCGACGAGTGCATGACACCGGACTCCAGCCGTTTCTGGCCAAAGGACAGTTACCATCCCGGCGGGCCGCAACCCAGCTTCGACAAGCAGTTCCTGCGGGACTACCTGGAAACCCTGGACTGGAACAAATCAGCCCCTGCTCCGCCACTGCCTGAAGAGATTGTCAGAAAGACAGGCGAAAAATACATGGAGGCGCTGGTAAAGCTTACGGGAAAAGGAAAGTAGTAAAAAAGCCCCGATCGGAAACGGTCGGGGCTTTTTTATGCAGAAAATGACAGAAAATCACTCCAGCTCGACCAGAAGGCTCTCAAGCTCATCAGCAGTTGTTACTGGTGGCCGACAGGCCCCACTTGCGCATATATATGCTGCTGCGCCAACTGCCGGCGCCTCCATTGTCCCTGCCCCCGCATCACCGTCTTCGGCATGCCTTAGAACCAGCCCCGCAATGAAATGTCTGTTTACGGTGGCAAGCAACGCCCTGATTTCGGCCCCTTCCCTTGCCCCAGCCAGTGTTATCTCTATTTTTTCCGCGTGCTGGTAGTCATGGGCCATTATGAGTTGCAGGTAGCCGGCGGGCTGTTGCAGGGCGTTGCCGAGAAATGCCCCCACGCCATGTTCTCCCGCTGTTTCCAAAGAATCATCCTTGAGTATTTTCCCCAGGCGCAGCAGATTCATGGCGGCTATTGAATTGCCGGAAGGCATGGCCCCGTCATAAGCGTTCTTCTGCCGGATCAGGACCTCCTCCGCGTCCATGCCGTTGTCGTAAAACCCTCCGCCCGGCGCAGAGAAAAGCCTGATCATATCCCTGGCCAGCCGCAATGCTTGGAACAGGTATCCCTGATGAAGAGAAACCTGGTAGAGCTCCAGCAATCCCCAGCCGAGAAAGGCGTAATCTTCAAGAAAGGCAGGGATTTTCGCCTGCCCCAGGTGATAACTTCTTGACAGACGCCCTTCTTTGGTCTGGAGCTTCTCCAGGATAATTGTAACCGCACTTTCAGCGGCCCTCAAATAGGTTTCATCCCCGGTCACCCCGTATCCCTTGGCCAGGGCAGCTATCAACAGTCCATTCCATGCCGTCAGCACCTTGGCATCCCTGAGCGGCCGAACCCGTTTTTGCCGAACGGTTAGCAGCTTCGCCCGCCATTTTATCAGTTCACCTTTGAATGACTCGGCAATCAGCCCCTCACGATCAGCGAAAGATGCAATGGAAACCGGCAGATGAAGGATGTTTTTGCCTTCGAAGTTACCTTTTTCCGTTATGTCGAAAAGCCGGCAAAATAGCCGTGCAGCCTCTTCTCCCAGAACTTCTTTAACCTCGGCAGCGGCCCAGAGGTAGAATTTCCCCTCTTGACCCTCTGTGTCTGCATCCTGAGCGGAACAAAATCCCCCATCGATACCGGTCATCTCAACCAGACAGTAGTTCAGTATTTCCCGCACCACTTCGCGATAATAATTCTTGCCTGTCGCCTGGAAAGCCTCGGCAAAGGCAATGGCAACAAGGGCTTGGTCATAAAGCATCTTCTCGAAGTGGGGCACCAGCCATTGCCGATCCACCGAATATCTGTGGATGCCGAATCCCAGCTGGTCATAGATGCCTCCCTGCCGCATCCTGGTCAGCGTATGTTCGGCCA
This region of Geotalea daltonii FRC-32 genomic DNA includes:
- the gmhB gene encoding D-glycero-beta-D-manno-heptose 1,7-bisphosphate 7-phosphatase, producing the protein MTGTRRAVFLDRDGTINVEKEYLYRIEDFQMIPDAPEAIRLLNEAGFLVVVVTNQSGIGRGYYDELKLEKLHCHMEKELAKEGARIDAWYFCPHHPKHGTGHYRKECACRKPLPGMLLQAAKDLDIDLAASFMVGDKLADIEAGLAAGCRPLLVRTGYGQAEEQLLPHDIKAFDDIMAASLVIIEGMPPLPINISV
- a CDS encoding peptidylprolyl isomerase, yielding MLGIMRKYKQSVLIKIVFCIIVLSFVGTIFLVWGRGDETTGGDFAAKVNGTKISMDDYLKNYDRMKSLYQQIYGQAMTPDLEKQLGIRKMAINSLIDNALIVKEAKRMGIAVNKDEIANEIAKVPAFQKDGVFNFDQYTQMLKAYRMTPANFEEGQEQEMLVKKAREKVKERATVSDQDLQQAFNKQNDKVDLSFISFSPSDVKNEVKVTDQDLTTYLQGHEKEFQTPEKVSIAYALVSPSRFSSKATVTDEEAETYYRKNIDRYQGKGGILPFAEVKDRAKADAIKQKGTREAYETVADTINKNLKGGDIKAAAASLGVKVDETPLFTAKTAPAPLADEGEVIKRAFLLKQGELGGPIETAKGIYIIKVMEKKPAAVPPLAEIKGQLTQKVTEEKARELAKKKAEEALAQLAKGTGTVKTQETGAFAYAANGVIPRIGTSPDLMEAAFNLTAAAPTPKNTFKAGDRWYAVKLKQRIELNRADFQKNKEQIRQTLLPKKQQEALDNWMKELKAKAKIQINPSILSD
- a CDS encoding phosphoribosylaminoimidazolesuccinocarboxamide synthase, with product MSKLVLTTDFPDLKLAARGKVRDIYDLGETLLIVTTDRISAFDVIMNEGIPDKGYVLTQISAFWFRQMEDIIKNHIISTEVKDFPSACQKYADILEGRSMLVKKAKPLPAECIVRGYISGSGWKDYKATGSICGIKLPEGLKESDRLPQPIFTPSTKAELGTHDENISFEKMVELCGKETAEKVRDVTLKIYMKARDIADTKGIIIADTKFEYGIYNGELIIIDECMTPDSSRFWPKDSYHPGGPQPSFDKQFLRDYLETLDWNKSAPAPPLPEEIVRKTGEKYMEALVKLTGKGK
- a CDS encoding rod shape-determining protein, with the protein product MLKIFDSFLGMFSNDLAIDLGTANTLVYLKGKGIVVREPSVVAVQKMSNGQQKSLAVGMEAKKMLGRTPGSITAIRPMKDGVIADFDITEEMLRYFIHKVHNRKTLVRPRIVICVPSGITQVEKRAVKESAESAGAREVYLIEEPMAAAIGAGLPITEASGNMIVDIGGGTTEVAVISLAGIVYTKSVRVGGDKMDEAIVQYIKRKYNLLIGDRMAEIIKIDIGEAYAGSELRSMDVKGRDLVSGIPKTIEINSNEIREALSEPVNAIVDAVRICLERTPPELAADIVDKGIVLAGGGALLRNLDSLLREETGLPVVTAEDPLSCVVLGSGKVLDELALLRNVAISS
- the gmhA gene encoding D-sedoheptulose 7-phosphate isomerase; protein product: MIEEIKSQIHSHQKVMESIGQELSPKIAAVVELLADALGNGKKLLVMGNGGSAADAQHLVAELVGRFKMERRGLPAIALTTDTSILTAIGNDYGFENIFSRQIEALARPGDVVVGISTSGTSKNVYKALLVADELGCRTIGLLGRDGGTIAEIVDVPITVPCDDTPRVQEGHITIIHILCDLLEKRLFGERR
- a CDS encoding thioredoxin domain-containing protein; amino-acid sequence: MAAHGGFHDENEKLHRLASLDKSRIPADGGADFNRLIFADSPYLLQHAENPVDWFQWGEEAFAKARAEDKPIFLSIGYATCHWCHVMAHESFEDREVAKALNDSFVAIKVDREERPDIDDQFMAVAQMISGSGGWPLNVLLTPDKKPFFAATYLPKERRMGVPGIIDLLERISRFWQRERDKVEESCSTIMASLERLNRTEPAYAGGELEEAAFNQLAAMYDDDWGGFGQAPKFPMPHYISFLLRCWKAGRPEALQMAEHTLTRMRQGGIYDQLGFGIHRYSVDRQWLVPHFEKMLYDQALVAIAFAEAFQATGKNYYREVVREILNYCLVEMTGIDGGFCSAQDADTEGQEGKFYLWAAAEVKEVLGEEAARLFCRLFDITEKGNFEGKNILHLPVSIASFADREGLIAESFKGELIKWRAKLLTVRQKRVRPLRDAKVLTAWNGLLIAALAKGYGVTGDETYLRAAESAVTIILEKLQTKEGRLSRSYHLGQAKIPAFLEDYAFLGWGLLELYQVSLHQGYLFQALRLARDMIRLFSAPGGGFYDNGMDAEEVLIRQKNAYDGAMPSGNSIAAMNLLRLGKILKDDSLETAGEHGVGAFLGNALQQPAGYLQLIMAHDYQHAEKIEITLAGAREGAEIRALLATVNRHFIAGLVLRHAEDGDAGAGTMEAPAVGAAAYICASGACRPPVTTADELESLLVELE
- a CDS encoding glycosyltransferase family 2 protein — encoded protein: MTQPAIDIIVPVWNRPIETRNCLVNLLNHSPNARLIMVDNGSDRETEKLLQEFSEGLDDRAFLLRNDVNQGLVKALNRGLEKGEAEYLFIVKNTSLVGPGWLEPLLEFARQRKDAGLIVPGLVLKGRGKVKGKQIAAIEVAQGSFAAMLIRKSLYDAIGGFDEGMDGGTWCLRDYARRACRSGSFTFLVPGADVQYEEEVQLGSETRRRENLQKTIAEFRVRWGQDSSYCLLMPKGTDPEMVRCRIELLLPAARQGCLFHFIVPSHLHTLLMKSGHGSLHENITIHAVPFFHTAGTVQKMISRILSEAPETIVVAGIDGMSYTGEAPLLPFAELESRIRRCDDRRD